GTGCTGGTCGTAACGCTGCTGAACGGGTTGTTCGGTATTATGATGGGCATTTATCTCGTACGGGCGAATTGGCTTAGTCTACGGCTGCGGCAGCTCTTTAATAGCATTGTCGATCTGCCATATGCGGTATCGCCAGTAATCGGCGGTTTGATGATCGTATTGCTGCTCGGACCGGATACGGTGGTCGGTGCTTTTTTTGAACAGATCGGCTTCAAGGTTGTGTATGCTTTTCCGGGTATGGTGATCGCTACGCTGTTTGTGACGTTTCCCTTGATGGTGCGTGAAGTGATGCCAGTGCTGCAAGAGATCGGCACCGATCAGGAGCAGGCAGCATCAACGCTGGGGGCATATAGCTGGAGAACCTTTTGGCAGGTCACTTGGCCGTCGATTCGTTGGGCGGTCATCTATGGAACGATATTGACGGTGGCGCGCTCACTGGGCGAATTTGGCGCAGTGCTGGTCGTATCGGGCAATATTATCAACAAGACACAAACGGCGACAACGCTGGTGTATCAGGATATGGAAAACTTTAACGTGACTGCTGCCAATGGTGTGGCACTGGTGCTGGCGGTATTCTCCATTGCCCTACTGCTGCTCATGGAACGCGCGAAGAAACGAAAGGAAGTGCACTGACATGCATATCGAGGTCCGGCATTTGGATAAGCATTTTGGCAAATTTCATGCGGTAAAGGATGTTAGTTTCTCCATAGAAAAAGGTCATCTGATCGGTCTGCTTGGTCCGAGTGGTGGCGGAAAAACATCGATTCTGCGTATTCTGGCGGGCTTGGAGTCACCGGACAGCGGGGAGATTATATTTCATGGCAAGAAGGTCAACAATTTGCCACCACAAGAGCGCGAAATCGGCTTTGTGTTTCAAAACTATGCGTTGTTCAAGCATATGACGGTATTTGATAATATCGCCTTTGGCTTGAAGGTCAAAAAGCTGAAAAAGCCCGCAATTCGCGAGCGGGTGCAAGAATTGGTGGAACTAACCGGATTGTCCGGCTTTGAGCATCGGTATCCGCATCAGCTATCTGGCGGACAGCGGCAGCGGGTAGCATTTGCCCGGGCGCTAGCACCAGAGCCGCAGCTACTGCTACTGGATGAACCATTTGCCGCGATTGATGCCAAAATTCGGCAGGAACTGCGCACATGGCTACGTGAGCTGATTGAGCGGGTAGGCATCACCTCAATCTTCGTCACCCATGATCAGGATGAAGCGATCGAGGTAGCGGATGAGATTATGATTATTAACGGTGGACGTGTGGAGCAGAAGGGTACGCCGTGGGAAATTTACAAACAACCGTCCACGCCGTTTGTCGCTTCTTTTGTCGGGGAGTCCACAACGGTTGATGAGATTACGCAGCTCAAGGGCTTTGATCATCAGGTAAATAACAATGTTGCGCGTGCTCTCATTCGTCCTGAATATATCGAGGTTGGGCAAGCAAGCGAATTCCGTCTGCTATCGGCGACAGAGCAGGGCGTAGTGCGACATATGCACTTCCGCGGTAGCCAATGGATGGTAGAGGTAGAGGTAGGGTCGAACCGCTTGATCACGTATCGCTCCTTGGAAAAGGAAACGCTGGAGGTTGGACAGGATGTGCATGTACTAATCCACCGCGCGTATCTGTTTAACGATCAAGAAAGCTGGATTGCCGAAAACTCACTCAAAGCGGACAATGTATCGATGTTTATCTAGAAAGCCGAAGGAGGAATCCGGCATGCAATCCACACAAACAAGCAAGAGCCGGCGTGCATACAGCAGCGGGCTACTGGCAGTCGTTCTGCTACTCAGTGTGCTGTTGTCCGCCTGCGGCAATGGGGATACCAATCAGCAACAAGCTTCCGCTGCTTCATCCACGGATGGCGATGTGACGCTGGTGATCGGTGCGTATAGCGTCGCTAAAGATGCAGTCGGTGAGATTTTGCCCAAGTTTCAGGCATACTGGAAAGAGAAAACAGGGCAGAACGTTAATGTTCAGGAATCATATGAAGCGTCTGGTACGCAGGCACGTGCTATCGCTGGTGGGTTTGAGGCTGACGTGGCGATTCTGTCGCTGGAAGGCGATATCGACAAGCTGGTCAAAGCCGGTCTGGTTAAAGATAGCTGGCAAGAGAAGCCGTATCATGGCATGATCACTCGCTCGGTTGTCGTACTCGGTACACGTAAGGGCAATCCGCTTGGGATTCACAGTTTTCAGGATTTGGCTCGTCCCGGTGTGAAGGTGCTGTATCCCAATCCCAAAACCTCCGGTGGTGCGCAATGGGATATTAACGCCATTTATGGTGCAGGGTTGAAGCAATCCGAACGCACGGAAGGGAAAAAAGATCCGGCAGCAGCCAAAGCATTTCTAGCAGCTGTGCATCAAAATATCGAATCGCTCGATAAAAGCGGTCGTGCCTCGATGGCGGCATTTGAATATGGGGTAGGCGATGTGATCGTAACGTACGAAAACGAATTGCTGGCGCGTATGGCAAAAGGCGCACCATATGATCTGGTGATTCCCGATGATACGATTCAGATTGAGAATCCGGCGGCAGTCGTCGACTCGTACGTTGACAAGCATGGTACACGCAAAGTAGCAGAAGCCTTTCTAAATTACTTGTACACACCTGAGGCACAGGAGATCTTTGCCAAGCATGGATTCCGTCCAGTCGATGAACAGGTATTTAAAAAACATGCTGCTGAGTATCCGATTCCGTCTGGTCTATTTGATATTAATTATTTGGGCGGCTGGGATAATGTACGGAGTACGCTATATTCCAAGCGTGGCATCTGGTATCAGGTGTTGGCAGGTATTTGATAATAAAGGGAAAAGCACAATTTGTCGCTTTTCCCTTATTTTATTAGATGATCCAAAAAAACAATGGTTCAAATTGTTTATTTCTTCTGGGAACTTCGATTGAGTGGATACCGGAAATGACAGGAAAATGGTATACTTTAACGTATCATCACATGGATATAAATAACTATACTCATATAAACAGCCTGAATTTTCCTGTTCGCGATTACGGCACCATCAGGCGCAAGGAGAGAAGATTGAATGAACGGACGCATAGTGGATCGACTAACGTTTTTGGGCACCGGAGATGCGATGGGAGTTCCCAGAGTGTACTGCGATTGCCAAGTATGTGAAGAAGCGAGGAGCGGCGGTAGCAACCGTAGACTGCGTTCATCGGTATTGATTGAAAGTATGGAAGGCGACTTCCTGATCGACTGCGGTCCTGACTGGCGTTTGCAAATGGAAATGATCAATCGGCGCGCAGATATTGCTAGTATTGTGATTACACATGCGCATTTTGACCATATTGCCGGTTTGCCGGAATGGGCGGATGCTTGTCGCTGGCAAAAGATCAAAGGACGGGTATTTGCACCACAGGAGGTGCTGGACCTAATTCAGCGTCAGTATCCGTGGATCGTCAATCATCTAGAACTGATTGCAAACGATGAAGGCATGACATTAAGCGGCTGGAAGATCCAACCGTGGAAAGTCCATCATGGCCACAATGGTTATTCCTATGCCTATCGTTTGGAGAAACATGATTTTAGCTGGGTCTATTGCCCAGATGCCATCGGCATGACCGAGGAACAGAAGCGTCCGCTGGACCGACTGGATCTGCTGGTGCTGGGAACAAGCTATGTGCATGAGGAAGCATTGTACGAATCGCGTTCTGTCTATGATATGAAGGAAGCGGAAGCATTGATTGATGAAGTGGCACCGATTCAAACGATCTTTACACATATGTCACATGGAGTAGATGTACGCCAATCCTTTGAATTACCAGTCGGAACCACTACCGCTCGTACAGGTATGACGACGGATCTGGGGAATTATACGGCATTGCTGTCAGATGATTAATCGTATACTTTGATAGGCTGTCTACATGCTGTAAGATGACTTGTGAAACAAGAAGTGCGAAAAACAGCGCAAAAGAAAGAAAAACGTCGTTTTTTGCTTTTGTGCTCATAACATGTATTGTTTAAAATGAGAAACCGGTATCGTTGGATACCGGTTTCTTTGCATTTTTCTGATCATTATTTATAGTAAAAGCGGAATTTATATGGATATACGGTAGGATTATGTAGTTTTACGTAGTCAGCTTTTAACATTAGAAAAAATGTCATTATTCCTAACAATACATGATTAAAAATGGATATTTGATACATACGAAAGGAGGAAAAGGATGATAACCTTCCATGAAGTTAACAAGTATTATGGTGACTTTCAAGTTTTGACTGGTATTAATCTGCATGTAGAATCGGGCGAGGTCGTTGTAGTATTGGGTCCTTCTGGTTCCGGTAAAAGTACGATGCTGCGCTGTATCAACCGTTTGGAAGAAACGAGCAGCGGACAGCTGACCGTCAACGGTGTTCGAGTCGATGAGCGCAAAACCGATCTGAACAAATTACGCCGCAATATTGGTATGGTATTCCAACACTTTAACCTGTACCCGCACAAAAAGGTGATCGACAACATCACGCTGGCTCCTATCAAGGCACTCGGCGTATCCAAATCCGAAGCCCACGATACAGCCATGCACTACCTGGAAAAAGTCGGCATCGCTGACAAGGCACAATCCTATCCTTCCCAACTGTCTGGTGGTCAACAGCAGCGCGTCGCCATCGCCCGTGGCTTGGCAATGAAGCCGCAAATTATGCTGTTCGATGAACCAACCTCCGCTCTTGACCCTGAAATGGTCGGCGAAGTGCTGGACGTTATGAAAAACCTCGCTCGTGAAGGTATGACGATGGTTGTCGTTACTCACGAAATGGGCTTCGCCCGCGAAGTTGCCGACCGCGTCGTATTCATGGATCAGGGGAAAATTATCGAAGAAGCACCACCCGAGCAATTTTTCTCCGCCCCAGCCGAAGAACGCGCCCAACTGTTCCTAAGCCGCTTGTTAAACCATTAATTTCAAAACGCATAATACTAGTTATCTACTGATCCCGTTCACTGCAATCTTTATTCATACCTGACAGACAATTGCAATGAAAGTTCGCGGATAACTATTCAATGAGCGATATGCTTATTGTTCTCTAACCTATTCAACACACTTAACATCCAACATACGATTCAAATCTAAATTCAAACCGAAACCTAACGGTTACACCACCCAGAGTGGCAGTTACATAAAATCTCTCCAACTGCTCCACTCCCAACAATGTACGTTTCGGAAGGATGGACTTGGCAGCACGAAACGACAATCCTTTTCCAAAGCGGACCCTGCCAGAACACCCTAATCCGCAAACGTACAAACCAAAAACAACTATTAAGGAGACCAATTCCATGAACAAAAAAAGATTCTCTTTTCTGTTAATCTGTATGATCTCCCTCGTTACAATCCTTGGCGCTTGCAGCACAACTACAGCACCATCTGCCAGTACAGGAACGGACGGCAGTGCACAAAGTGCGAGTTCCCAGCTGGACCAAATCAAGCAGCGTGATAAGCTGATTGTCGGCGTGAAATATGATACGAAGCTGTTCGGTCTGAAAGATCCAGCATCCGGTAATGTTGAAGGCTTTGACGTCGACATGGCACATGCTCTGGCGAAAAGCATCCTTGGTGACGAAAGCAAAGTAGAGCTGAAAGAAGTAACATCCAAAACGCGTATCCCGATGCTGAACAACGGCGATGTGGATATGGTAATCGCGACGATGACGATCACAGACGAGCGTAAAAAAGAAGTCGATTTCTCTGATGTGTACTTCCAAGCTGGTCAATCTCTGCTCGTGAAAAAAGGTAGCCCGATTACAGGCATTCAGGATGTAACAGCGGATACAACAATTTTGGCAGCAAAAGGCGCAACATCGATCAAAAACATCGAAGCCAAAGTACCAGGCGTGAAAGTACTCGAATATGATAACTATCAAGATGCGTTTAACGCATTGAAAGCAGGTCAAGGCGATGCGCTGACTACGGACGATGCTATTCTGTACGGTATGGCTGCACAGGACCCGAACTATGAAGTAGTGGGTGAGCCATTTACAGATGAGCCATACGGTATCGCTGTGAAAAAAGGTCAAACTGCACTCGTTGAAGCAATCAACAAAGGTCTGACTGATATGAAAGCAGACGGTTCTTACAACGAAACATACAAAAAATGGATTGGTAAAGAGCCTGCTAGCAATTAATGCAGTGCTTTGAAGGACTGACTTGTTGCATATGAAGTACACGTTTTGAACGATCATAGATATAGAGGGTGGGCTGCCACGCCCATCCTTTTTACTTCAAAGGAGGGATAAAGGATGATCGATTTCTCGATCCTGACGGATTATTTTCCCTATTATATGGAGGGCTTTCTGAATACGATTAAGGCGAGTGTAATTGCATTGATTGCCAGCTTTGTACTCGGAACCATTCTGGCGATATTCCGCATTACTGGTATTAAGCCCTTGCAGTGGATCGGAACAGCGTATGTGGAATTTGTGCGCAATATTCCGCTGCTCATTATTGTATTCTTTTTCTGGTATGCACTGCCTACGTTTGGTATGCGACTGGATGGATTTCAGGCAGGTACGGTCGGTTTATCCGTCTATACCGCTGCTTTTATCGCAGAAGCGATTCGTGCGGGTATTCAATCCGTGCCCAAAGGTCAGATGGAGGCAGCACGTTCGTCAGGTATGAGCTATGTACAGACGATGATCCATGTTATTTTGCCACAGGCGATCAAGCTAGTGATTCCGCCACTGAGCAATCAATTTATCAATCTGATCAAAAACTCGTCCGTGCTGACCGTCGTAGCTGGGTTGGATCTGATGTACTTTGCCGACAAAGTAAACGGTGATTCGTATGCGACGGTAAGTGCATATATTTTTGCGGGTATGTTTTATCTGATTTTGACGCTGCCAATGAGCTACGGTTCCTACATGCTGGAGCGCAAACTGGCGAAAAGCTCATAACGCTTATAGCTTTTTTAAAGCTTAAAAGCTTAATCAAGCTCGTAAAGCTTCCTGTTGTATCCCGTTTTGCTTCTAGGTAGTGAGGCATTATGAGGAATACGGTCAATAAGGAAGAAGGCTGGAATGAAGGAGGGGTATCATGGATTTTATAGGTGCATATTCATCCGACAACCTGCGCTTTTTGATGGAAGGGTTGAAGATGACATTATACGTCGCTTTCTGGGCGATACTATTAAGCTTTGTAATCGGCTGTATTATCGGCGTGATTCGCTATATGAAAATTCCAGTGCTGTCGCAGGTACTTGCAGTAATCGTGGAAGTGCTGCGTAATCTGCCGCTGTTGCTGATTATCTTTTTCGTACAATTCGCTGTACCGCAGATTCCGATCTTCGGTTTACAGTTTAAGTTTTCGATTCCAGTCGGGGCAATTATTGCCTTAACGCTATTTGAAGCGGCGATGATCTCTGAGGTGGTACGTGCTGGTCTAAAGTCGATTCCCAAAGGGCAGATCGAAGCAGCACGCTCGTCGGGTCTTGGTTCGGTTCAAACATTATGGCATATCGTATTGCCGCAGGGCTTGCGTCGGATGGTGCCGCCGCTGGTGAGTCAATTCATTTCTCTGTTGAAAGATACATCGCTTGCGGTGATCGTAGCGTTGGCAGAGCTGATGCACAATGCGCAGATTATTATTGGACAAAGCCCGAACTATTCCATTCCGATTTTATTGCTTGTCGCCATCATCTATTTTGTTGTAAATTATACATTGTCGATGATCTCCAGACGATTGGAGACGAAAACAGCCTAACTTTTCACAATCCATGCGCAGCCGGTTTCCGGAAGGAGACCGGCTTTTGGTATATAAACAGACAGGTGTTTTTATGACGAAAACAGCATGAGAGGGAATTTTTATGGTAACATATAAACAATTTCAAAAATCGGCAGAGACTATGCTGCCGGATATCGAGGTACGTCAATCCCGTTTTCGTCGCAAAGGGGCTGAGGGGCGAATGCCTGCTCTTTTCAGAAATGAGAAAATTCAGATGCTTGTTGTAGCTCTCGGAACCGCAGTGGCTGGTGAATTCAAAATCAATCCGGTACCCGGCGATCTGTTCCGCATCGGGTTGGGTGGCAGCGCATTTTTGTTGTTTTTGCTGCTGATGAATCGGCTGCCATACATTCGCACGGGCTTGTACACAGCGGTAACGGTCATCGTATTCCGAGTTGTGCTGGATCATCTCTTTTTGCCTATAGCGCCGGGCTGGCTGGATAGTCTACGTGTTCATACATCAGGTGGTTTGTATTATCTGACGTTTTCGGTTGGTATGTATTTGATTCAAAATCAGCTGGAACGTATGAATCTGCTGCTGCTTGGTGTAGTAGCGACGTGTATTGATTTTAGTTCCAATACAGTAGAAATGATTTTGCGCTGGCTACTAAATGGGTCGGATATTTTCAATCCGGCAACATGGGGCTATATTGCGCTGGTGGCGGGCTTGCGTGGATTTTTCGTAACCGGCTTGTACAGCAGTATCGCGGTCAGCCAGATCAGAGCCTTATCGGTGGAGCAGAACAAACGGATGGAACAGATGTTATCGGTAAACTCTGGGCTATATGGCGAGGTCTTTTATCTACGCAAATCGATGGATACGATTGAGCGCGTCACGAGCAGCAGCTATCGGCTGTATACCGATCTGAAAAAGGCAGAACTGAAGGAATTCAGTCAACGCCAGCTCGCTATTACCCAGGAAATACATGAAGTAAAAAAGGATTCGCAGCGCGTTGCTGCGGGGCTGCTCAAGCTGTTTGATCAGGATGCGCAGACGCTGCTGGCGATGTCAGAAATTCTTGATTATGCGATTCGCGGCAATCGCAAATACGCGTCCATGATGAAAAAGCAAATTGTCATCAGCGCGCATCTGGAGCAGGATTTTATGACTGCGGACTATATTCCATTGCTCACCTTGCTTAACAATCTGCTGGCAAATGCCATCGAGGCATTGGATCATTCCGGTGCAATTGAATTGCGGATTGAGCAGGAGGGCAAGTGGACTGTATTGCATGTATCCGATTCAGGCAAAGGCATTCCAGAGAAAAATCGGGAAACGATCTTTGAACCGGGGTTTACAACCAAATTTGGCGAGGGCGGCAGTGCAGCAACAGGGATCGGGCTATCGCATGTGCATGATATCGTGATCTCATTGGGTGGCAGTATTGAGCTGCAATCCGGTAGGCAGCATGATCATTGGAATACTGTATTCGTAGTCAAGCTACCAACGGAAGCATTGAAAAAGGGGGAATAGTATGGGTTTGACGTTTTGTATTGTGGATGATGATCCAGCAACACGCGCGATGCTGGAAAATATTATTTTGGAAAGTCAGCTGGGCGAAGTGACGGGGACTGCGCGCGGCGGTGAAGAGGGCATGCGTATCATTTTGGAAACGCAGCCGGATGTGGTGCTGATTGATTGGCTGATGCCAGATCAGGATGGATTGGAGACGATTGTGCAGCTCAAGCGACAAGGCTTTGGCGGCAAATACGTCATGATCTCGCAGATTGAGAATCAGGAGATGGTCGGTGAGGCGTATCAGTCGGGCATTGAATTTTTCATTCGCAAGCCGATTAACCGCATTGAGGTAGAATCCGTGCTGTCACGCGTTAGTGAGCATTCGGAGATTCGACAGTATCTGAATGAACTCAAATCGTCGCTGTCCAAGCTGGATACTCTTAATTTGTTATCCGCTGATCGTCAAAGCGCTGTGCCGGTCAAGCCGCGCAGTGTAAACGAAGTGATTCGACCGATCTATATGAATCTGGGTATCGTCGGTGAGGCGGGCTGCAATGATATTACGGCGATTATGGAAATGCTGCTGCATCGCGGACAGACTGGACCTTTTCCACCGCTCAAGCAATTGTACGAAGGCGTGGCAGCAGCCTACAAAGCAACGCCGCGTGAAGTGGACAAGGAAGCGAAAGCGATTGAACAGCGTATTCGTCGTACAGTAACGACAGCGCTCACGCATCTGGCTTCGATTGGACTGACTGATTACGGCAATCCCAAGTTTGAGCATTATGCGCCGCTGTATTTTGACTTTGAAGATATTCGCGCTAAGATGAAAGAAATCGACGAAGAACGCGATGATGGCAAAAGCAAAGTCAGCATCAAAAAGTTTTTGCAGGTATTGTATCTAGAAGCGTTGGATCAGATGCAAAGCGTATAAAGAA
The DNA window shown above is from Paenibacillus sp. JQZ6Y-1 and carries:
- a CDS encoding sulfate ABC transporter permease subunit, whose product is MRRLWITLTWLVFSILILIPLIVLATGAFSDGAGGFIAALSRPEALHALKMTGLIVLVVTLLNGLFGIMMGIYLVRANWLSLRLRQLFNSIVDLPYAVSPVIGGLMIVLLLGPDTVVGAFFEQIGFKVVYAFPGMVIATLFVTFPLMVREVMPVLQEIGTDQEQAASTLGAYSWRTFWQVTWPSIRWAVIYGTILTVARSLGEFGAVLVVSGNIINKTQTATTLVYQDMENFNVTAANGVALVLAVFSIALLLLMERAKKRKEVH
- a CDS encoding sulfate/molybdate ABC transporter ATP-binding protein yields the protein MHIEVRHLDKHFGKFHAVKDVSFSIEKGHLIGLLGPSGGGKTSILRILAGLESPDSGEIIFHGKKVNNLPPQEREIGFVFQNYALFKHMTVFDNIAFGLKVKKLKKPAIRERVQELVELTGLSGFEHRYPHQLSGGQRQRVAFARALAPEPQLLLLDEPFAAIDAKIRQELRTWLRELIERVGITSIFVTHDQDEAIEVADEIMIINGGRVEQKGTPWEIYKQPSTPFVASFVGESTTVDEITQLKGFDHQVNNNVARALIRPEYIEVGQASEFRLLSATEQGVVRHMHFRGSQWMVEVEVGSNRLITYRSLEKETLEVGQDVHVLIHRAYLFNDQESWIAENSLKADNVSMFI
- a CDS encoding sulfate ABC transporter substrate-binding protein, whose protein sequence is MQSTQTSKSRRAYSSGLLAVVLLLSVLLSACGNGDTNQQQASAASSTDGDVTLVIGAYSVAKDAVGEILPKFQAYWKEKTGQNVNVQESYEASGTQARAIAGGFEADVAILSLEGDIDKLVKAGLVKDSWQEKPYHGMITRSVVVLGTRKGNPLGIHSFQDLARPGVKVLYPNPKTSGGAQWDINAIYGAGLKQSERTEGKKDPAAAKAFLAAVHQNIESLDKSGRASMAAFEYGVGDVIVTYENELLARMAKGAPYDLVIPDDTIQIENPAAVVDSYVDKHGTRKVAEAFLNYLYTPEAQEIFAKHGFRPVDEQVFKKHAAEYPIPSGLFDINYLGGWDNVRSTLYSKRGIWYQVLAGI
- a CDS encoding MBL fold metallo-hydrolase, giving the protein MNGRIVDRLTFLGTGDAMGVPRVYCDCQVCEEARSGGSNRRLRSSVLIESMEGDFLIDCGPDWRLQMEMINRRADIASIVITHAHFDHIAGLPEWADACRWQKIKGRVFAPQEVLDLIQRQYPWIVNHLELIANDEGMTLSGWKIQPWKVHHGHNGYSYAYRLEKHDFSWVYCPDAIGMTEEQKRPLDRLDLLVLGTSYVHEEALYESRSVYDMKEAEALIDEVAPIQTIFTHMSHGVDVRQSFELPVGTTTARTGMTTDLGNYTALLSDD
- a CDS encoding amino acid ABC transporter ATP-binding protein → MITFHEVNKYYGDFQVLTGINLHVESGEVVVVLGPSGSGKSTMLRCINRLEETSSGQLTVNGVRVDERKTDLNKLRRNIGMVFQHFNLYPHKKVIDNITLAPIKALGVSKSEAHDTAMHYLEKVGIADKAQSYPSQLSGGQQQRVAIARGLAMKPQIMLFDEPTSALDPEMVGEVLDVMKNLAREGMTMVVVTHEMGFAREVADRVVFMDQGKIIEEAPPEQFFSAPAEERAQLFLSRLLNH
- a CDS encoding glutamate ABC transporter substrate-binding protein, giving the protein MNKKRFSFLLICMISLVTILGACSTTTAPSASTGTDGSAQSASSQLDQIKQRDKLIVGVKYDTKLFGLKDPASGNVEGFDVDMAHALAKSILGDESKVELKEVTSKTRIPMLNNGDVDMVIATMTITDERKKEVDFSDVYFQAGQSLLVKKGSPITGIQDVTADTTILAAKGATSIKNIEAKVPGVKVLEYDNYQDAFNALKAGQGDALTTDDAILYGMAAQDPNYEVVGEPFTDEPYGIAVKKGQTALVEAINKGLTDMKADGSYNETYKKWIGKEPASN
- a CDS encoding amino acid ABC transporter permease, which gives rise to MIDFSILTDYFPYYMEGFLNTIKASVIALIASFVLGTILAIFRITGIKPLQWIGTAYVEFVRNIPLLIIVFFFWYALPTFGMRLDGFQAGTVGLSVYTAAFIAEAIRAGIQSVPKGQMEAARSSGMSYVQTMIHVILPQAIKLVIPPLSNQFINLIKNSSVLTVVAGLDLMYFADKVNGDSYATVSAYIFAGMFYLILTLPMSYGSYMLERKLAKSS
- a CDS encoding amino acid ABC transporter permease yields the protein MDFIGAYSSDNLRFLMEGLKMTLYVAFWAILLSFVIGCIIGVIRYMKIPVLSQVLAVIVEVLRNLPLLLIIFFVQFAVPQIPIFGLQFKFSIPVGAIIALTLFEAAMISEVVRAGLKSIPKGQIEAARSSGLGSVQTLWHIVLPQGLRRMVPPLVSQFISLLKDTSLAVIVALAELMHNAQIIIGQSPNYSIPILLLVAIIYFVVNYTLSMISRRLETKTA
- a CDS encoding ATP-binding protein; protein product: MVTYKQFQKSAETMLPDIEVRQSRFRRKGAEGRMPALFRNEKIQMLVVALGTAVAGEFKINPVPGDLFRIGLGGSAFLLFLLLMNRLPYIRTGLYTAVTVIVFRVVLDHLFLPIAPGWLDSLRVHTSGGLYYLTFSVGMYLIQNQLERMNLLLLGVVATCIDFSSNTVEMILRWLLNGSDIFNPATWGYIALVAGLRGFFVTGLYSSIAVSQIRALSVEQNKRMEQMLSVNSGLYGEVFYLRKSMDTIERVTSSSYRLYTDLKKAELKEFSQRQLAITQEIHEVKKDSQRVAAGLLKLFDQDAQTLLAMSEILDYAIRGNRKYASMMKKQIVISAHLEQDFMTADYIPLLTLLNNLLANAIEALDHSGAIELRIEQEGKWTVLHVSDSGKGIPEKNRETIFEPGFTTKFGEGGSAATGIGLSHVHDIVISLGGSIELQSGRQHDHWNTVFVVKLPTEALKKGE
- a CDS encoding response regulator; its protein translation is MGLTFCIVDDDPATRAMLENIILESQLGEVTGTARGGEEGMRIILETQPDVVLIDWLMPDQDGLETIVQLKRQGFGGKYVMISQIENQEMVGEAYQSGIEFFIRKPINRIEVESVLSRVSEHSEIRQYLNELKSSLSKLDTLNLLSADRQSAVPVKPRSVNEVIRPIYMNLGIVGEAGCNDITAIMEMLLHRGQTGPFPPLKQLYEGVAAAYKATPREVDKEAKAIEQRIRRTVTTALTHLASIGLTDYGNPKFEHYAPLYFDFEDIRAKMKEIDEERDDGKSKVSIKKFLQVLYLEALDQMQSV